The Pungitius pungitius chromosome 8, fPunPun2.1, whole genome shotgun sequence genome has a window encoding:
- the atxn7l2a gene encoding ataxin-7-like protein 2a has product MMAVRERAVKVMAALDRRVPSLDDFVGQSWSAWAEWAGVTAAEGPDGDECSKNGKKAAEAMSLSKEDMSIFGLYPGHDDFYLVVCSHCGQVVKPQAFEKHCERRHGPLAKLFARLRSPTPAPQPRPHHGHSPSHGTNAASASSWEGRGPAAAQPRTAPPSPSTPPQHRHSKTSKDGVRHSPLDKPSHSGHTDSSVFKQPPPLEAPMSSPPLSLRDPPWLHGGTPPGRPSPSDRPPTHNPRKDSPQGSAVPSHRVPRPYNKVASKRECDLDKHCGVLDPDRKKVCTRLLTCNIHSIHQRRKVVGRSKNFNLLVAELKTKVREKGAQSLDGGSSAGRSPSPEPPKEQAGAPHCRRPLASLPAFSRSTTVSESNTEDDEHQEEGGRRAPSPLVHGRISSDDSEAEGPEEPAGFLCSAAHPRPLAMCSFGSRALAHGIYTFDRRLHHLRSALSSMLEQHISAHLWKKIPQATDLQSPPSSANTITSSSPLHSKVRAGSHISSSLKAASSCSSSSRGPGRVPAAFQSENSGSSIGGGHVASPGKPVAARQTGARRSKNPVGRPSKQMLKLREEAAAAAALRKRKAPSQEGEHSGPERNAIVLQDRGRPPSSGSSSSSSSSSSSSSSSSSSSSSSSKPPISSPLPHGQTNGTLSPSGKPRPQPSPSESHSPAAKVVWTYRRTAHTPLGHSSSPDPSSSSATNNSHSRGGVGDSGLHGQGSGRGFEHLVKKRKGSGIEEHSPSSKPSAYRLPASSSSATSSSSPRSNFYLWKDSKSGGLSGGVEKKLGTQKPKLHH; this is encoded by the exons ATGATGGCGGTGCGTGAACGCGCAGTAAAAGTAATGGCTGCTCTGGATCGGCGGGTGCCTAGCCTCGATGATTTTGTGGGTCAAAGCTGGAGTGCCTGGGCCGAGTGGGCCGGTGTGACAGCGGCGGAGG GGCCTGATGGGGATGAGTGCAGCAAGAATGGCAAAAAGGCTGCAGAGGCTATGTCACTCAGTAAGGAGG ACATGTCCATCTTTGGCCTCTACCCCGGCCATGATGACTTCTACCTGGTGGTGTGCAGCCATTGTGGCCAGGTCGTCAAGCCGCAGGCGTTTGAAAAGCACTGCGAGCGGCGACATGGCCCTCTGGCCAAGCTGTTCGCCCGACTGCGCTCCCCCACCCCCGCTCCCCAGCCGAGGCCCCACCACGGCCATTCCCCTTCCCACGGGACCAATGCTGCCTCCGCGTCATCGTGGGAAGGCCGAGGCCCGGCGGCCGCGCAGCCACGGACGGCTCCACCTTCGCCTTCCACTCCCCCCCAGCACAGACACTCCAAGACCTCCAAGGATGGAGTACG ACATTCCCCGCTGGACAAGCCCTCCCACAGCGGCCACACTGACTCGTCAGTATTCAAGCAGCCGCCGCCTCTGGAGGCTCCAATGAGCTCCCCACCGCTGTCTCTCCGAGATCCGCCCTGGCTGCACGGAGGCACCCCGCCTGGTCGGCCCTCACCTAGTGACCGGCCCCCCACCCACAACCCGAGGAAGGACTCCCCCCAGGGCTCTGCTGTGCCGAGCCACCGGGTCCCCAGACCCTACAACAAAGTGGCCTCCA AGCGGGAGTGTGACTTGGACAAACACTGTGGCGTCCTGGACCCTGACAGGAAGAAGGTCTGCACTCGCCTGCTGACATGCAAC ATCCACTCCATCCACCAACGACGGAAAGTGGTGGGCCGCAGCAAGAACTTCAACCTGCTGGTGGCGGAACTGAAGACCAAGGTCCGTGAGAAAGGGGCCCAATCCCTGGATGGGGGCTCCTCTGCTGGACGATCTCCCAGCCCAGAGCCCCCCAAGGAGCAGGCGGGTGCTCCACACTGCAGGAGGCCTCTGGCCAGCCTCCCTGCTTTCAG tcggtcTACTACAGTGTCTGAGAGCAACACGGAGGACGACGAGcatcaggaggagggaggtcGCCGAGCCCCCTCCCCATTGGTCCACGGGCGAATCTCTAGCGATGACAGCGAGGCAGAAGGACCCGAGGAGCCTGCTGGGTTCCTGTGTTCTGCTGCACATCCCAGACCACTAGCG ATGTGTTCGTTTGGCAGCCGCGCGCTGGCTCACGGCATCTACACGTTCGACCGGAGGCTTCATCACCTGAGGTCGGCTCTCAGCAGCATGCTGGAGCAGCACATCAGCGCACATCTGTGGAA AAAAATACCTCAGGCAACAGACCTTCAATCTCCACCTTCCTCGGCAAACACGATCACTTCCTCCTCGCCATTACATTCCAAAGTCCGCGCAGGAAGTCACATCAGCTCCTCCCTCAAAGCAGCAtcgtcctgctcctcctccagccgcgGTCCGGGGAGGGTCCCGGCAGCCTTTCAGTCAGAGAACTCCGGAAGCAGCATCGGGGGCGGCCACGTGGCGTCTCCGGGTAAGCCTGTGGCGGCGCGTCAGACGGGCGCCAGGCGATCCAAGAACCCGGTGGGGCGTCCCAGCAAGCAGATGCTGAAGCTGCGAGAGGAGGCCGCTGCCGCCGCGGCCCTCCGGAAGCGGAAGGCCCCATCCCAGGAAGGGGAGCATTCTGGCCCTGAAAGGAACGCCATCGTTCTACAGGACCGAGGCCGCCCACCTTCCTCTggctcgtcgtcgtcgtcgtcgtcctcttcctcctcctcttcttcctcgtcatcttcgtcatcttcttcttctaaacCTCCCATTTCGTCCCCTCTCCCGCACGGACAGACCAATGGCACGCTTTCCCCCAGTGGAAAACCCCGCCCCCAGCCCTCCCCTTCAGAGTCCCATTCACCTGCTGCCAAGGTGGTCTGGACTTATAGACGCACTGCACACACTCCTCTGGGCCATTCCTCCTCCCcggacccctcctcctcctctgccaccaACAACTCCCACAGCAGGGGCGGTGTGGGGGACTCAGGACTGCATGGGCAGGGCAGCGGGAGGGGCTTTGAGCACCTTGTGAAGAAACGCAAGGGGAGCGGCATTGAGGAGCATTCTCCGTCCTCGAAACCCTCAGCGTACCGCCTGCCCGCCTCGTCCAGCTCTGCCACGTCGTCGTCCTCTCCGCGCTCAAACTTTTACCTCTGGAAGGACAGCAAAAGCGGGGGGCTGTCTGGTGGAGTGGAAAAGAAACTGGGCACACAAAAG